A single genomic interval of Peribacillus sp. FSL H8-0477 harbors:
- a CDS encoding SDR family oxidoreductase — MMKLEGKVAIVTGAASGMGKEIARLYAQEGANVILSDINKEAVESVAAEIEKEGGKAIAVMANVAKEEDVQAMIDLAVEKFGTLDILVNNAGIMDNFIPAAELTDEHWERIFAVNTTSVMRTTRKALSIFLAKEQGIIINVASVGGLFGSRAGAAYTASKHAVIGFTKNVGFQYAGNGIRCNAIAPGGVNTNIGTTMSEPNEFGMQKAMSGAAGNPRSGESIEIAKVALFLASDDASFVNATTITADAGWTGY; from the coding sequence ATCATGAAATTAGAAGGCAAAGTGGCCATTGTTACAGGTGCCGCATCAGGAATGGGAAAAGAGATTGCTAGATTGTATGCACAAGAAGGCGCCAACGTTATCCTTTCAGATATTAATAAAGAGGCTGTGGAATCAGTTGCTGCAGAAATTGAAAAAGAAGGTGGAAAAGCCATTGCTGTAATGGCTAATGTGGCTAAAGAAGAAGATGTTCAAGCCATGATTGATTTGGCTGTTGAAAAGTTTGGGACTCTGGACATTCTTGTCAACAATGCTGGAATTATGGATAACTTCATTCCTGCTGCTGAACTTACAGATGAGCATTGGGAACGAATCTTCGCGGTGAATACGACATCTGTTATGCGAACAACAAGAAAAGCACTTTCCATTTTTCTTGCTAAAGAACAAGGGATCATCATTAATGTCGCTTCTGTCGGCGGACTCTTCGGTTCAAGAGCCGGTGCAGCATACACAGCTTCGAAACATGCAGTCATCGGCTTCACCAAAAACGTAGGCTTCCAATACGCTGGTAACGGTATTCGTTGCAATGCGATTGCTCCAGGTGGTGTTAATACGAACATTGGAACCACTATGAGTGAGCCAAACGAGTTTGGCATGCAAAAGGCAATGAGCGGCGCAGCCGGTAACCCGCGGTCCGGTGAATCGATTGAAATTGCCAAAGTCGCATTATTCCTTGCTAGTGATGATGCAAGCTTTGTCAATGCCACGACCATCACAGCTGATGCTGGCTGGACAGGGTATTAA
- a CDS encoding DUF6434 domain-containing protein, whose amino-acid sequence MRPVLDRNMAFEDFRNYYFLKTELQEFCREHELSPAGSKGELAERVAIFLETGERRKPAVKKVRMVKHEVLSLDTVITEGHRCSQDVRAFFSSVIPGFHFSTYIQSYFKGNVGKSYRDVVEAWYQEVERKMDKSYQKEIPPQFEYNTFIRDFFADHRNKGKTQKDAIQAWKEIKRLPGSNRYRMLAD is encoded by the coding sequence TTGCGGCCTGTACTTGATCGTAATATGGCATTTGAAGACTTTCGGAATTACTATTTTCTTAAGACGGAGCTGCAGGAGTTTTGCCGGGAGCATGAATTGAGTCCTGCTGGTTCGAAGGGCGAGTTAGCCGAGCGAGTCGCTATTTTTCTTGAAACGGGTGAGAGAAGAAAGCCGGCTGTGAAAAAGGTGAGAATGGTTAAACATGAGGTGCTTAGCCTAGACACGGTTATTACGGAAGGGCATCGCTGCAGCCAGGATGTGCGGGCTTTTTTTTCGTCTGTCATCCCTGGATTTCATTTTTCAACGTATATACAATCCTATTTTAAAGGGAATGTTGGTAAAAGCTATCGTGATGTAGTGGAGGCTTGGTATCAGGAGGTCGAACGGAAAATGGACAAATCCTATCAAAAAGAGATTCCTCCTCAGTTTGAGTATAATACGTTTATCCGTGATTTTTTTGCTGATCACAGGAATAAGGGAAAAACGCAAAAGGATGCCATTCAGGCTTGGAAGGAAATTAAGCGGCTTCCAGGAAGTAATCGGTATCGTATGTTAGCTGACTGA
- a CDS encoding helix-turn-helix domain-containing protein, with the protein MAHQIGESLKRLRREQKKTLKQIAEKTGLSISFLSQVERLKSSVTIESLTKIAESLNVSPTYFFSDNDHPRSVIRRKTPNDQVDFQQSRFSYQSLAGDIPNPDFEPMIVTVLPNQEQVHTFTHNGQEFIYVLSGVLTVMYEEEEVDLTPGDSFHVESSKPHNWYNRTDDVVKMVYVRSHSFE; encoded by the coding sequence ATGGCTCACCAAATAGGAGAATCTTTAAAACGTCTCCGTCGCGAACAAAAAAAAACTCTCAAACAGATTGCCGAGAAAACGGGTCTATCCATTAGTTTTCTCTCTCAAGTGGAACGGTTAAAATCTTCTGTGACCATTGAATCATTAACAAAAATTGCTGAGTCCCTGAATGTCAGCCCCACGTATTTTTTCAGTGACAATGACCATCCCAGAAGTGTGATCCGAAGAAAGACACCTAACGATCAAGTTGATTTTCAACAATCCAGGTTCAGCTATCAAAGTTTAGCAGGCGACATACCGAATCCCGATTTTGAACCGATGATTGTTACCGTCCTCCCTAATCAAGAGCAGGTACATACCTTCACCCATAATGGACAAGAATTCATCTACGTACTATCTGGTGTGCTAACCGTCATGTATGAAGAGGAAGAGGTCGATCTTACTCCAGGAGACAGTTTTCATGTTGAATCTTCTAAACCTCACAATTGGTATAACCGAACAGATGATGTCGTAAAAATGGTTTATGTCCGTTCACACTCTTTTGAGTAA
- the pruA gene encoding L-glutamate gamma-semialdehyde dehydrogenase, translated as MTTTAKKLSEFKNEPFTNFSTNENKQAMEHALAKVSKELGREIPLYIGSEKISTDEKIISINPGNIDQIIGKVSKGTSEIVDSAMNVALEAFGSWKKVPASERADYLVRAAALLRERKHEFSSLLVLETGKNWAEADADTAEAIDFFEFYAREMIRLSETSIHRPLTKIEGENNQMTYIPLGVGVIISPFNFPLAIMAGTTVAAIVSGNTVILKPADSAPVIAAKFVELMKEVGLPDGVLNYVPGDGIEVGEYLVEHPKTRFISFTGSRAVGCRIYERASKVQPGQIWLKRVIAEMGGKDGVVVDETSDLDAAAKAIVASAFGYQGQKCSAGSRAIIVESVYDQVVEKVTSLVSELEVGAPAENYPVGPVIDQKSFDKVMSYIEIGKGEGRLLNGGNKADGNGYYIQPTVFADVDPKARIMQEEIFGPVLALAKAKDWQEAIAIYNDTDYGLTGAYFSENEERISFALDHMHCGNLYINKKCTGALVGAQPFGGFNMSGTDSKAGGYDYLLLFTQGKLTSRVSK; from the coding sequence ATGACTACAACAGCTAAAAAACTTTCAGAATTTAAGAATGAGCCATTCACAAATTTTTCTACGAATGAAAATAAACAGGCAATGGAACATGCATTAGCGAAAGTCTCAAAGGAACTGGGACGTGAAATTCCTTTATACATAGGCAGTGAGAAGATTTCGACTGATGAAAAAATCATCTCAATCAATCCAGGTAATATTGATCAAATCATCGGTAAGGTCAGCAAGGGAACTAGTGAAATAGTTGATTCAGCCATGAACGTGGCATTAGAAGCCTTTGGGAGTTGGAAGAAGGTACCGGCTTCTGAGCGTGCAGACTACTTAGTTAGGGCAGCCGCTTTGTTAAGAGAGCGCAAACATGAATTTTCTAGCCTATTAGTTTTAGAAACTGGGAAGAACTGGGCGGAGGCTGATGCTGATACGGCTGAAGCAATTGATTTCTTTGAGTTTTATGCGAGAGAGATGATTCGTCTTAGTGAAACAAGTATTCATCGCCCGCTTACAAAAATTGAAGGGGAAAATAATCAAATGACGTACATTCCTCTTGGGGTAGGCGTAATTATTTCTCCTTTCAACTTCCCGCTGGCCATAATGGCAGGTACAACGGTAGCGGCAATTGTGTCTGGAAATACGGTCATTCTGAAGCCGGCAGATTCTGCTCCAGTCATTGCAGCGAAGTTCGTCGAGCTGATGAAAGAAGTTGGGCTTCCTGATGGAGTATTAAACTATGTGCCAGGGGATGGAATTGAGGTAGGAGAATACCTGGTTGAACATCCTAAAACACGGTTTATCTCATTCACGGGCTCTCGTGCCGTTGGCTGTCGAATTTATGAGCGGGCGTCTAAAGTACAGCCAGGTCAGATTTGGCTGAAGCGAGTCATTGCTGAAATGGGTGGGAAAGACGGAGTGGTTGTGGATGAAACATCCGATTTAGATGCGGCAGCAAAAGCAATTGTTGCATCAGCTTTTGGTTACCAAGGCCAAAAATGTTCAGCCGGATCACGCGCCATCATCGTAGAGTCTGTGTATGATCAGGTGGTTGAAAAAGTTACTTCATTAGTGAGTGAATTAGAGGTAGGTGCTCCAGCCGAAAATTATCCTGTTGGACCGGTTATCGATCAGAAGTCTTTTGACAAAGTAATGAGCTATATCGAAATCGGCAAGGGAGAAGGCAGATTGCTTAACGGTGGAAATAAAGCAGATGGCAATGGCTATTACATTCAACCAACTGTTTTTGCGGATGTTGATCCTAAAGCGCGTATTATGCAAGAAGAGATTTTCGGACCTGTTTTAGCCCTTGCTAAGGCAAAGGATTGGCAGGAAGCTATTGCCATCTATAACGATACAGATTACGGTCTGACGGGTGCTTATTTCTCTGAAAATGAAGAACGAATTTCATTTGCGCTTGATCATATGCACTGTGGCAATTTATACATTAATAAAAAGTGTACAGGAGCATTAGTCGGTGCGCAGCCGTTTGGCGGGTTCAATATGTCAGGAACAGATTCAAAAGCAGGCGGATACGATTACCTCTTGTTATTTACACAAGGAAAATTAACGTCAAGAGTAAGTAAATAA